One segment of Triticum aestivum cultivar Chinese Spring chromosome 2A, IWGSC CS RefSeq v2.1, whole genome shotgun sequence DNA contains the following:
- the LOC123187447 gene encoding NAC domain-containing protein 2: protein MQLPLLPLENPNNHRSLPPSANGQDTLDHISTRPPVHPIRPLDPQDRFWSGPVCVCVSVSLPLLIVCAACVSMAQQGQGAATSLPPGFRFHPTDEELILHYLRNRAAAAPCPVPIIADVDIYKFDPWDLPSQAVYGDCEWYFFSPRDRKYPNGIRPNRAAGSGYWKATGTDKPIHDAATGQGVGVKKALVFYKGRPPKGTKTAWIMHEYRLAADPLAAAVNTYKPIKFRNVSMRLDDWVLCRIYKKTGLASPMVPPLADYDHMADHDDLSSGGAFTYATCRPLIKQQNHQQPHAGRLPTFPSISELFDDYPFAQNLDTYVEHGATHHLAVHPSLNQLLPVGDTRHVVEPSYYAPSTSSPDASGGSARKRKAVSPEERGTHQPSAKKLNGSCFDAPPQSANGWQAVASVLGGLNHHMLPQF, encoded by the exons ATGCAGCTGCCGCTTCTACCCCTGGAGAACCCTAACAACCACAGGTCCCTGCCACCCAGCGCTAACGGACAGGATACCTTGGACCATATAAGCACACGCCCGCCCGTCCATCCCATCCGGCCACTCGATCCCCAGGATAGATTCTGGTCTGgtccagtgtgtgtgtgtgtgagcgtcTCCCTTCCTCTTTTGATCGTGTGTGCAGCGTGCGTGTCGATGGCGCAGCAGGGGCAGGGCGCGGCGACGTCGCTGCCGCCGGGGTTCCGGTTCCACCCGACGGACGAGGAGCTCATCCTGCACTACCTCcgcaaccgcgccgccgccgcgccgtgccCGGTCCCCATCATCGCCGACGTTGACATCTACAAGTTCGATCCATGGGACCTCCCTT CCCAGGCGGTGTACGGCGACTGCGAGTGGTACTTCTTCAGCCCGCGGGACCGCAAGTACCCCAACGGCATCCGCCCCAACCGCGCCGCCGGCTCCGGCTACTGGAAGGCCACCGGCACCGACAAGCCCATCCATGACGCCGCCACCGGCCAGGGCGTCGGCGTCAAGAAGGCGCTCGTCTTCTACAAGGGCCGCCCGCCCAAGGGCACCAAGACGGCCTGGATCATGCACGAGTaccgcctcgccgccgaccccctcgccgccgccgtcaacACCTACAAGCCCATCAAGTTCCGCAACGTCTCCATGAGG CTCGATGACTGGGTGCTCTGCCGGATCTACAAGAAGACAGGCCTGGCGTCGCCGATGGTGCCGCCACTCGCCGACTACGACCACATGGCCGACCACGACGACCTCTCCAGCGGCGGCGCCTTCACCTATGCCACCTGCAGACCCCTGATCAAGCAGCAGAATCACCAGCAGCCGCACGCCGGGAGGCTCCCGACGTTCCCGTCCATCTCCGAGCTGTTCGACGACTACCCGTTCGCGCAGAACTTGGACACCTACGTCGAGCACGGCGCCACCCACCACCTCGCCGTCCACCCCTCCCTGAACCAGCTCCTCCCCGTCGGCGACACTAGGCACGTAGTGGAGCCGTCGTACTACGCGCCGTCGACGTCGTCTCCAGACGCTAGCGGCGGGAGCGCCAGGAAACGCAAGGCGGTGAGCCCGGAAGAACGCGGCACGCACCAACCGTCGGCCAAGAAGCTCAACGGGTCGTGCTTCGATGCGCCGCCGCAGTCGGCGAATGGCTGGCAGGCCGTGGCGTCCGTGCTGGGCGGCCTCAACCATCACATGCTTCCTCAGTTCTAA